A region of the Styela clava chromosome 1, kaStyClav1.hap1.2, whole genome shotgun sequence genome:
atttgagcattgctatctTGTTCTTTTTTAGCATTATGGACATTCCTATACTTTGTTGGATTTTGCTACTTGACACATGCATGGAATTCATGGGAAACAAAACCAGAAGATCACTCTTTTGGTGCCGGAAATGCTAAAGCCGCAATTGCATTTTCATTCTTCTCTATTTTAACTTGGGTAAGCCCTTTCATATAGGCCAATTATCTATCGAACATGCTTGGTTAGATTTAacttaaattatttttgtttattattgagCTGCAATCTGCGAGCCTTCCCaatcaatattatataaaagaCACTTAGGGAAGAAGGTGCTCTATCGTTGAGGCAGattcattgataaaaaaatcaattttctaaGAAATAGGTTAAATTATAGAAATGAATTTTAAAGCAAGCATTTAGTTTCAACGTGTcagtaatatttaataatgcATATGGTCAGATGGAAATGTagtaacaaaattattttaaaacgttaaaatttttgttatagaGTTACTTATGACATATTAgttaatgtttatttttttaaagaagCTTGGAATGTAGTAGTGCATTTTTCCTATTTCACTTCCTGGGGGTTAACTAAAATAATTAGTACTGTTATCATACACCCGATGTAAgctttgttttgaaatatcaaaGCCGGTTTTTAATACTGGTAGCTCATTATAGGCAATTAGGCATTAACTTTacattataaaattgaaaataaatgaaatatgtgTATTTGCGTGTTTTAGGGAGTTGATATGCCACTTTGGAGTATTTCATAGTCactgaatttcaaaatttgctaAAGCTGAATTCAATATAAAAGtagaatatttgatttataataaattggaaTATAATTAGGATATAAAACTGGCGGAAATTCTAGTTCAAGAATACGAGCGAggtttataattttttcaatatttttagggGATTCCTCTTGATATAGCTTCAAATTAGGTAATAATTTATGGAATAAACAAGGCTTTTCTGATTCACAGGGATGCTTGACATACTTCTGCATCTCAGACTACAGAGAAGGAACATTGTCTGCTTTTGCACCAACATACAACGATCCAAGTCTGGAGCAAAGTAGTTCTCCTTACAGTTCTTTCCCAGGCGATAGCGAAATACAAGGATCTTATCAAGACCCACCGTTTTCAGCAAAAGATCCTGCACCGGAATATCAGCCGCCTACATATTGATGAATTCTATTCGAAACACATTTTGcacaattttgatttaaaaatatagttaaCGTAGATAGCATTCGCATGTGAGCCTATACCTTTTAGAATTGAAGTgggaaaacatattttttagaAGAATTCTAAAATGTACTTTGTTGCAtgcaacatttttattttacaaagcTATTACCAACCCCTCGTAATTTTGTTAAACCTATTGATTAAAGAAATGTAAAGGTGCTGCT
Encoded here:
- the LOC120343697 gene encoding synaptogyrin-2-like gives rise to the protein MESTGRAYGAAKAGEPFNAVEFIKRPKTILRVLSWLFAIIVFGCIVSEGYHMGKCVYNNDANACHYGVAIGILAFIGATVFFVSDLIFPSITSAEKRKKVVIADMAFSALWTFLYFVGFCYLTHAWNSWETKPEDHSFGAGNAKAAIAFSFFSILTWGCLTYFCISDYREGTLSAFAPTYNDPSLEQSSSPYSSFPGDSEIQGSYQDPPFSAKDPAPEYQPPTY